The genomic DNA GGCCATGAGATCCGGCTTTCAAAGTAACGCTGGCGAGGATGCCGACGCGGTCATCACGGCATCGGAGTTTCGCCGTTGGCAACGGCCTCGATCCAGTCGGTGACAGCGTCGGCGAGTGTGGAGTCCGACGGATCGTCGCTGATGCTCCACCACAAGGGCGAACCGATCACCGCACCCGCCGCTACGACTCGCGATCGGAGGGGCTCACGAACCTCGTCCCCGTTGTTTGCGATCAGATACTGCTGGTCCTCGGTCGCAAGCCGAAGCCACCACGATGCGATGTCCATCCCAGGGAGGCTAGCGAGCGACGCGACGCGCGGCAATAGTGCAGGCGCCCTCCCGCGCATGGGTTCCGTGAGGTCACTGTCGCACGGGTCGGAGGGCGTCGTAAGACAGGGTCATGACTCTTACCGAGATTCTCCCCACGCTGCGTCGCAGCATTCCTGTCCCCATCGCCGCCCACTGCTGGCCAGTGCACACGGAACCGACGACCACAGACGTCGTCGTCGGCGGGATCTCACTGATGCGGCTACTGGAGATCAGCGACTCGCCTGCCATTCTCACCGGCGACCTTCCCCGACCGAGATCGCAAGGCACCCGCGACGTAGGCTCCGGAACGGACGTCAGTGTGTTGGTTTTCCGCATAACCCTCCGGGTCGACACGCAAGAGAGCAAGCGGATTGCCCTCACCGACTGCACATTCGACGCGATCGACGCCCGCTGGGAGGAATGCCGCCTGATCGGTCGCGCGTCCACGTCACGAAACGTGGAGATCGAGCTGATCCCCGGAGAGGATGGTGGATCCAGCTGGCCGCATCCAACCGTGAGCGTGCCGGAGGACCTCCGGGAGGGCGACATCCTCACCGTGCCTTGCGCTGGTGCTATCACGCTGCACGATGTACGCCCCAAGACGGCCCGCCTCACGCCCGCCCTGGCGTCACCGACGGCGAGGACCAAGTGACCATGATGCACACCCTCATCCACACGACCTCGCTTCTTCGAAACGATCGTCAACGCGAGTCTCGCGATCTCTGGCCCCAGAACACCACGATCAGCGAACACGACGTCGTCGTGGGCGGACGCTCACTGATCGACCTCGCCAGAGAACGACGAACGCCCTGCGTTCTCATCGCTCCTGCGGCTGCGTCCGGGATCGGTGACAGCGGTGGCGCGTACCGAACCCTGGTGGTCGCGACCGTCACCGCGCGTCGGGAGAGACGGCGCTGGCATCGCGAGGTAGATCTTGATGTCGATTGCGACCTGCGCCCGATCATTCCCCGTGTCATGCACGCTGAGCTCTTGAACAGTCCGCGCGGTCGTGATCTTCAGCCCATGCTCATCCACTCATCCGACGAAGAGAGCCCGATGCGAGTGCGCCTCCCGGAGCAGACCTCCCCCGGCGACCTCGTCGTCTTCGCATGTGCGGGCACACTCGCGCTGAGCCAGATCACACCGCACCGCGCCGCGCCCAGGGTGTCCGAAGACGACGAAGATCTCGATCAAGGGCCGGGCCGTTGCATGAAGCACTGACCTCACTCGCCGACGCTCCAGCATCTACGTGATGCTCCGGCGCTTCGTGAGACGGGCATCCTCCCCAAAATCTCCGTGACCAAACCGTTGCATTCGTTACCGCGCCGTTATACAGTGATCGCACGGTGAATGTTTGCTGTGGCACTCACCGCATGTGATTGCAGGACACTCTTGGTGCAAGGGACAAGGGCCGGTCGGGAGCCTCTCCGACCGGCCCTTTACTGTTCCCAGTACGCTGTGAGAATGACCGACCGCAAGCTCGCCATCGAGGCGTGGGAGAGCCTTTTCCGGGCGCAGCACGAGCTGTTCGGCGAGATGATCGCCGACTTCGACAACGCCGCCCTCACGCAGGCCGAGTACGACGTGCTGCTCACCGTGACTCGGTGCTCCGACATGACCGCGCGCCTGCGGGACGTCAACGCCAACATGCTGATCAGCCAGCCCAGCGTCTCTCGCCTCGTCGACCGGATGGTCGCGCGCGGCCTCGTCGCGAAATGCCCCGACCCGCAAGACGGCCGCGGAGCGGTGATCCGCGCGACGGATGCCGGCGCCAAGGCATTCCGCTCACTCGCCACCGTGCACGGCCGCACCATCGCCGAGCGGATGTCGCACCTCGACGACGACGAGCTGCGCACTCTGCGCGACCTCGCCGAGAAGCTGCGCCAGGGCTGAGCATCCGCCGTCGAGCGCGCACCGAGACGGCGCTTTCCCACGATCTGGCATAGTTCCTCGTAAGGCTCCGCGTCAGCGGAGTGGACACGGAGGAAGTCATGCAGTTCACCGACGCCGTCGGCACCCTTTTCTTCATAGGCATCGGCATCGTCGCCGCGATCGTCATCGCGCTGGTCGTTCTGCTGCTCGCACGCAGCTGGATCAAGGTCGCCCGCGCCGATGAAGCCCTCGTCATCTCGGGCCGCAAGCAGAAGGTGCAGCGCGCGATCATCTCGGCCGACGGCTCGAGTCACTCCGAGATGGAGGAGTCGCCCGTCACGGTCATCGTGAACGGCAAATCGCTGGTCAACCCGATCACGCAGCGCCACGAGATCATCTCGCTGCGCTCGCGCCAGGTCTCCCTCAACGCCGAAGCCCAGTCGCTCGACAGCGTCACCCTGAACGTCGACGGCGTCGCGATCGTGAAGATCGGATCCGACCCCCTCTACGTGCGCCGGGCCGCCGAGCGCTTCGCGTCGCAGGACAGCGCGATCGAACAGTTCACCACTGAGCAGCTCGAAGGAGCGCTCCGAGGAATCGTCGCCACCCTCTCGGTCGTCGAGCTGATGCGCGAGCGCAAGAAGTTCTCCGACCAGATCGCGGCCGAGGTCTCCCAGGAGCTCGCCGAGCAGGGCCTCATCCTCGACTCGTTCCAGATCAAGGGCATCACCGACGCGGTCGGCTACATCCAGTCGCTCGGCGCCCCCGAGATCCAGGCGAAGCGTCAGTCGGCGGAGATCTCGCAGACCAACGCCGACCGCGCGATCAACCAGAAGAACATCGCCAACAAGGAAGCCAACCTGATCGAGCAGACCGCGCTCGACACGAACACGGCGAACTCCGACTCGGGCATCGGCCGGGCACGCGCCGAAGCCGAGCAGGCCGAGCACCTGGCCCGCGCGCAGGCCGAGCAGGCCGTCCTCCAGCAGCAGGCGGAGAACAAGCAGGCGCAGCTGGATGCCGACATCAAGCGCGTCGCCGACGCTCAGCGCTATGAGGCGGAGACCCGCGCGCAGGCCGAACTGTACACACGCGAGCGCGCAGCCGAAGCGGCCGCGATCGAGCAGGTCAAGCAGGCCGAGGCCCGCACCCGGATCGCCGAGCAGCAGGCACAGGCCGACCGTGCCAAGGCCGACGGTGAGGCGGCGGCCACTCAGGCGAAGGCAGCAGGTGAGGCGCACGCGCTGCGGGCTCTCGCCGAGGCCGAGTCCGACGCGCGCCGCCTGCGCGCCAACGCCGAGGCTGACGCCATCCGCGCCGAGGGCGACGCGAAGGCCGCTGCGCTCGAGGCTGAGGCGAAGGCCATCGCGTCGAACCAGGACGCCTTCCTGTCTCAGCAGGTGCTCCAAGTGCTGCCGTCGATCATGGCCGAGTTCGCCAAGGGGTACGCGGCGATCGGGAACGTCTCGATCATCGGATCGTCCGGCGAGGACGGCGCCTCGAGCGTCATCGGCGCCGACAGCGCGAAGGCGCTGCGTTCGGTGTTCGACAGCGTGCACTCGGCGACCGGTCTCGACCTCGCCGGAATCATCCAGGGCCAGGCGGTCGGCCGCGGCTTCGGTACCGGAGTGGCAGAGGCGACGGCTACGGCGAGCGCACCGTCGACGCCCCGCACGCCGGCCCCGACCACGCCCCCGCCTCCCGCCCCGCCCGCTACCGCCGCGGAGTAGTCGACACCAGAGAAGAGCGGATGCCGCGGCCGATTCGGTCGCGGCATCCGCTCTTCTGCGTCCGCGGCGCGCCGGTGCCGGCGACCGCCTGTTCATAACTCAGGAAGATCGGCACCGGCCGGCACCGCGGCCACCGGAATCACGCGACTCGCACCGCCGAAACCGCCCGGAGTCCGACAGATCGCCTGAATTATGAACGGCCCGTCGAAGGCACCGCCGCCCGGCGACTCCGCCGGGCCGCCTCGGATGCCGCGAATCACGCATGCGGGAGACTGGACGAATGATCTCCGGGGCGTTCGACCTGACGACGATCGGCGAGGGGCTCGCCTTCGCCGCCGCCGTCGACGACCTGCGCGCCGCCCTGGACCAGAGCTCATCGGCCGTCGTCAGCGCACCGCCCGGCACCGGGAAGACCACGCTCGTGCCGCCGCTGCTCGCCTCCCGCTCCCCCGGCCGGGTGATCGTCACGCAGCCGCGCCGGGTCGCCGCCCGAGCGGCCGCACGTCGGCTCGCGCAGCTCGACGGATCCCCGCTCGGTACCAGGGTCGGATTCACCGTCCGGGGCGAGCGCCAGGTGGACGCGTCGACGCGGATCGAATTCGTCACCGCGGGTGTACTGCTGCGGCGGATGCTCGATGACCCGGGTCTCGAGGGCATCGACGCGGTCATCATCGACGAGGTCCACGAGCGCGCACTCGAGACCGATCTGCTGATCGGACTGCTCGGCGAGGCCCGACAGTTGCGCGACGACCTCGTGCTCGTCGCGATGTCGGCCACGATCGACGCCGACCGAATCGCGGCCGTGATCGGAACCGGCGACTCTCCCGCCCCGGTCGTCTCCCACGCCGTCCCCGCGCACCCGCTCACCGAGCGCTGGGCCCCGAGCGCGACACCTCGCCTTGACGAGCGCGGCGTCACCTGGAGCTTCCTCGACCATGTCGCGCATACCGCGGCATCCGCCGGGCGCGAGCTGGTCCGCGACCTCCCCGCGGCTGACGTCCTGGTGTTCGCCCCGGGCGCCCGGGAGGTGTCCGAGATCGCCCGCCGCATCCGTCAGCACGCCCCCGATTTCGATGTCCGCGAGCTGCACGGGCAGATCCCGGCGGCCGAGCAGGATGCCGTGATCCGGGGCCGCGGCAAGGATCAGCCGCCGCGCATCATCGTCACCACCTCTCTGGCGGAGTCGTCTCTCACAGTCCCCGGCGTCCGCCTCGTGGTCGACAGCTGCCTCTCCCGGCATCCGCAGCGCGATGCTGCGCGCGGCATGAGCGGCCTGGTCACGATGGGCTCTCCGCGCTCGTCCGCTATCCAGCGCGCCGGACGCGCCACCCGTCAGGGCCCGGGCACGGTGATCCGCTGCCTCGATGAGCGCACCTACGCTGCGGCTCCGGCCAGACCCGCCCCCGAGATCGCGACAACCGACCTCACTGATGCCGCCCTGCTGCTGGCATGCTGGGGCGCACCCGGCGGAGCCGGCTTGCGGATGATCGACCCGCTGCCCCTCGACAGCCTGCGCGAGGCGCACGCCGTGCTGCGCGGGCTCGGCGCCATCGACGCCGATGGGCGCGCGACGCCGGAGGGCCGCGAACTCGCCCGCATCCCCGCTGACCCTCGCCTCGCCCGTGCGCTGCGCGACGGCAGCGCCCTCGTCGGGGCGCGGCTCGCGGCCGAGGTCGTCGCGCTGCTCAGCGGCGACATCCGGGTCACGGAGGCAGATGTCGCCGGCGCGATCGTGGCTCTCCGCGGCCGGCGCGGACCGGATGCGCAGCGCTGGGCGCGCGAGGTCGATCGACTCCTGCACTACACCTCGTCCGACGCCGCTGCTCCGCGCCGCGCGAGCGTCGACGACGCCGGGCTCGTCATCGCCCTCGCCTTCCCGGAGCGGATCGCCCAGCGGGTGCAACGTTCGGCGGACGGTGCGACGTTCCTCCTGGCATCCGGAACCCGCGCCGCCGTGCGCGCCCCGCTGGCGGATGCCGAGTGGCTCGCCGTGGCCGATGTCGCCAGGGCTTCCGGGCGTCTGGCCGCCGGTTCCGGAGCGGTGATCCGCGCCGCCGCCATCATCTCGGAGCGCCAGATGGAACTGGCCGCCGGCCATCTGACCACCGACCGGGTGGAGGCGGGTTTCGTCGATGGTCGCGTCGTCGCCCGACGCGAGCGCCGCGTCGGCGCCATCGTGCGCTCATCGGTTCCGGTGCGCGTAACGGCCGAGGAAGGGCATGACGCGGTGCGCCGGGCGATCCAGGACCGTGGCCTCGACGTGTTCACCTGGTCGGATGCCGCCGACGATCTGCGCCGTCGGCTCGGCCTTCTGCATCGCGAACTGGGGGCGCCCTGGCCGGACGTCTCCGACGACGCCCTGCTCGACGGGCTCGACGCCTGGCTCGGCCCCGAGGTCGATTCGCTCGCGACGGGCACTCGAGCCGAGCGCATCGATCTGGCATCGCCGCTGCGCCGGATACTGCCGTGGCCCGCGGCATCCGATCTCGACGCGCTCGCACCCGAGCGTCTCGAGGTGCCGAGCGGCTCGCGGATCCGGATCGCCTATCCGCCGCTCGATGACCCGACGGCGCGTCCGGTGGTCGCGGTCAAACTGCAGGAGTGCTTCGGCTGGGCCGAGACGCCGCGCCTGGCCGGC from Microbacterium sp. LWO13-1.2 includes the following:
- a CDS encoding MarR family winged helix-turn-helix transcriptional regulator, translated to MTDRKLAIEAWESLFRAQHELFGEMIADFDNAALTQAEYDVLLTVTRCSDMTARLRDVNANMLISQPSVSRLVDRMVARGLVAKCPDPQDGRGAVIRATDAGAKAFRSLATVHGRTIAERMSHLDDDELRTLRDLAEKLRQG
- a CDS encoding SPFH domain-containing protein — translated: MQFTDAVGTLFFIGIGIVAAIVIALVVLLLARSWIKVARADEALVISGRKQKVQRAIISADGSSHSEMEESPVTVIVNGKSLVNPITQRHEIISLRSRQVSLNAEAQSLDSVTLNVDGVAIVKIGSDPLYVRRAAERFASQDSAIEQFTTEQLEGALRGIVATLSVVELMRERKKFSDQIAAEVSQELAEQGLILDSFQIKGITDAVGYIQSLGAPEIQAKRQSAEISQTNADRAINQKNIANKEANLIEQTALDTNTANSDSGIGRARAEAEQAEHLARAQAEQAVLQQQAENKQAQLDADIKRVADAQRYEAETRAQAELYTRERAAEAAAIEQVKQAEARTRIAEQQAQADRAKADGEAAATQAKAAGEAHALRALAEAESDARRLRANAEADAIRAEGDAKAAALEAEAKAIASNQDAFLSQQVLQVLPSIMAEFAKGYAAIGNVSIIGSSGEDGASSVIGADSAKALRSVFDSVHSATGLDLAGIIQGQAVGRGFGTGVAEATATASAPSTPRTPAPTTPPPPAPPATAAE
- the hrpB gene encoding ATP-dependent helicase HrpB, with the translated sequence MISGAFDLTTIGEGLAFAAAVDDLRAALDQSSSAVVSAPPGTGKTTLVPPLLASRSPGRVIVTQPRRVAARAAARRLAQLDGSPLGTRVGFTVRGERQVDASTRIEFVTAGVLLRRMLDDPGLEGIDAVIIDEVHERALETDLLIGLLGEARQLRDDLVLVAMSATIDADRIAAVIGTGDSPAPVVSHAVPAHPLTERWAPSATPRLDERGVTWSFLDHVAHTAASAGRELVRDLPAADVLVFAPGAREVSEIARRIRQHAPDFDVRELHGQIPAAEQDAVIRGRGKDQPPRIIVTTSLAESSLTVPGVRLVVDSCLSRHPQRDAARGMSGLVTMGSPRSSAIQRAGRATRQGPGTVIRCLDERTYAAAPARPAPEIATTDLTDAALLLACWGAPGGAGLRMIDPLPLDSLREAHAVLRGLGAIDADGRATPEGRELARIPADPRLARALRDGSALVGARLAAEVVALLSGDIRVTEADVAGAIVALRGRRGPDAQRWAREVDRLLHYTSSDAAAPRRASVDDAGLVIALAFPERIAQRVQRSADGATFLLASGTRAAVRAPLADAEWLAVADVARASGRLAAGSGAVIRAAAIISERQMELAAGHLTTDRVEAGFVDGRVVARRERRVGAIVRSSVPVRVTAEEGHDAVRRAIQDRGLDVFTWSDAADDLRRRLGLLHRELGAPWPDVSDDALLDGLDAWLGPEVDSLATGTRAERIDLASPLRRILPWPAASDLDALAPERLEVPSGSRIRIAYPPLDDPTARPVVAVKLQECFGWAETPRLAGGRVPVLFHLLSPAGRPLAVTGDLASFWSGPYTQVRAEMRGRYPKHPWPEDPWQAPPTRHTTRRLRG